Proteins encoded within one genomic window of Panicum virgatum strain AP13 chromosome 1N, P.virgatum_v5, whole genome shotgun sequence:
- the LOC120657510 gene encoding pyrophosphate-energized vacuolar membrane proton pump-like — protein sequence MAILSDDATQVLVPLAAVVGIAFAVAQWVLVSRVKLSPSARGGARDKDVLGESLIEEEEGLNDHNVVVRCAEIQNAIAEGATSFLFTEYQYVGIFMSIFAVVIFVFLGSVEGFSTRSHPCTYSKDRECKPALFNALFSTVSFLLGAVTSVVSGFLGMKIATYANARTTLEARKGVGKAFITAFRSGAVMGFLLASNGLLVLYIAINLFKLYYGDDWEGLFESITGYGLGGSSMALFGRVGGGIYTKAADVGADLVGKVEMNIPEDDPRNPAVIADNVGDNVGDIAGMGSDLFGSYAESSCAALVVASISSFGVNHDFTGMCYPLLVSSVGIIVCLITTLFATDIFEIKAVKEIEPALKKQLIISTALMTVGIALISWLALPAKFTIFNFGEQKEVSNWGLFLCVAIGLWAGLIIGYVTEYYTSNAYSPVQDVADACRTGAATNVIFGLALGYKSVIIPIFAIAVGIYVSFTIAAMYGIAVAALGMLSTIATGLSIDAYGPISDNAGGIAEMAGMSHRIRERTDALDAAGNTTAAIGKGFAIGSAALVSLALFGAFVSRAGVKVVDVLSPKVIIGLVVGAMLPYWFSAMTMKSVGKAALEMVEEVRRQFNTIPGLMEGTGKPDYANCVKISTDASIKQMIPPGALVMLTPLVVGTLFGVQTLSGVLAGALVSGVQVAISASNTGGAWDNAKKYIEAGASEHARALGPKGSDCHKAAVIGDTIGDPLKDTSGPSLNILIKLMAVESLVFAPFFATHGGILFKLF from the exons ATGGCGATCCTGTCGGACGACGCCACCCAGGTGCTCGTTCCGCTCGCCGCGGTCGTCGGCATCGCCTTCGCCGTCGCGCAGTGGGTGCTCGTCTCGCGCGTCAAGCTCTCGCcgtcggcgcgcggcggcgccagggACAAGGACGTGCTCGGCGAGTCGCtcatcgaggaggaggagggcctcAACGACCACAACGTCGTCGTCAGGTGCGCCGAGATCCAGAACGCCATCGCCGAAG GAGCGACATCGTTCCTCTTCACCGAGTACCAATACGTGGGCATCTTCATGTCCATCTTCGCCGTGGTCATCTTCGTCTTCCTCGGCTCCGTCGAGGGATTCAGCACGAGGAGCCACCCCTGCACGTACAGCAAGGACAGGGAATGCAAGCCCGCCCTCTTCAACGCCCTCTTCAGCACCGTCTCCTTCCTGCTCGGGGCCGTCACCTCCGTGGTGTCTGGCTTCCTCGGGATGAAGATCGCCACGTACGCCAACGCCCGGACCACGCTGGAGGCCAGGAAAGGCGTCGGCAAGGCCTTCATCACCGCGTTCCGCTCGGGCGCGGTGATGGGCTTCCTGCTGGCGTCGAATGGCCTCCTGGTGCTTTACATCGCCATCAACCTGTTCAAGCTCTACTACGGCGACGATTGGGAGGGTCTGTTCGAGTCCATCACCGGGTATGGCCTTGGTGGATCTTCAATGGCGCTGTTTGGAAGGGTGGGAGGCGGCATCTACACGAAGGCGGCCGACGTGGGCGCTGATCTTGTTGGCAAAGTTGAGATGAACATTCCTGAAGATGATCCCAGAAACCCCGCT GTGATTGCTGACAACGTCGGAGATAACGTTGGTGACATCGCTGGAATGGGGTCGGATCTGTTTGGGTCATATGCTGAATCGTCCTGCGCTGCCCTTGTCGTGGCATCCATTTCCTCATTCGGGGTCAACCATGATTTCACTGGGATGTGCTACCCGCTGCTAGTCAGCTCCGTTGGCATCATCGTCTGCTTGATCACCACGCTCTTTGCAACCGACATCTTCGAGATAAAGGCTGTCAAAGAGATTGAGCCTGCACTGAAGAAGCAGCTCATCATTTCGACAGCCCTGATGACTGTCGGCATCGCGCTGATCAGTTGGTTGGCGCTCCCAGCTAAATTCACAATCTTCAATTTTGGTGAACAGAAAGAAGTTAGCAACTG GGGCTTGTTCTTATGTGTTGCAATTGGTCTTTGGGCTGGTTTGATCATTGGATACGTTACAGAATACTATACTAGCAATGCATACAG TCCTGTGCAAGATGTCGCCGATGCCTGCAGAACTGGTGCCGCCACCAATGTCATCTTCGGCCTTGCTCTGGGATACAAATCCGTCATAATCCCCATCTTCGCTATTGCTGTTGGCATCTACGTCAGTTTCACCATTGCCGCGATGTACGGGATTGCCGTGGCTGCCCTCGGCATGCTGAGCACCATTGCTACGGGTCTTTCCATTGATGCTTACGGTCCTATCAGTGACAATGCCGGTGGCATTGCTGAGATGGCAGGGATGAGCCACAGGATTCGTGAGAGGACTGACGCACTCGATGCTGCTGGGAACACGACTGCTGCCATTGGAAAG GGATTCGCCATTGGCTCAGCTGCTCTGGTGTCGCTGGCCCTGTTCGGCGCGTTCGTGAGCAGGGCCGGCGTGAAGGTGGTGGACGTGCTGTCCCCGAAGGTGATCATCGGCCTGGTGGTGGGCGCCATGCTCCCCTACTGGTTCTCGGCCATGACGATGAAGAGCGTGGGCAAGGCGGCCCTGGAGATGGTGGAGGAGGTCCGGCGGCAGTTCAACACCATCCCGGGGCTGATGGAGGGCACGGGCAAGCCGGACTACGCCAACTGCGTCAAGATCTCCACCGACGCCTCCATCAAGCAGATGATCCCGCCGGGGGCGCTGGTGATGCTGACGCCCCTGGTGGTGGGCACCTTGTTCGGCGTGCAGACGCTGTCGggcgtcctcgccggcgccctcgTCTCCGGCGTGCAGGTGGCCATCTCCGCCTCCAACACCGGCGGCGCCTGGGACAACGCGAAGAAGTACATCGAGGCCGGGGCGAGCGAGCACGCGCGGGCGCTGGGGCCCAAGGGTTCCGACTGCCACAAGGCGGCGGTGATCGGGGACACCATCGGGGACCCGCTCAAGGACACGTCCGGCCCGTCGCTCAAcatcctcatcaagctcatggCCGTCGAGTCCCTCGTCTTCGCGCCATTCTTCGCCACCCACGGCGGCATCCTCTTCAAGCTCTTCTAG